The Verrucomicrobiales bacterium genome includes a region encoding these proteins:
- a CDS encoding SAM-dependent methyltransferase: MTEAPLDELFSRWKAALDAGTFVRAVVSGPTKTSATSVEKLLVRSVDLRGQCLLAITSRRQRQDEVKNYPPADGLSLLRQSLMSEYRNALVCTTEADWQWTGTATAEGSGQLIRHKPSQSAAPSRSHDHAKRSLLDARAKDWLQALDVVDREGRIKASRADKHRQIHRYLEVLNPLISGIVGKPETPLRIVDMGSGKGYLTFAVWHWFHRIAERPATVVGIEAREELVKSGNEVATQIGASGLEFRCGTIQDCAVETWDILIALHACNRATDEAILKGVAARAQLILLSPCCHQELRPQLQDPAVLAPLMSHGILKERMAEWLTDGLRALYLEAAGYRTQVFEFVEAGHTPKNLMISATRSALEERSGSAVARNQIQELKRFFGLVHHPLDSLLAANTPTPSRGVRC; the protein is encoded by the coding sequence ATGACTGAAGCCCCTTTGGATGAACTTTTCTCGCGCTGGAAAGCTGCTCTCGATGCCGGCACATTCGTCCGCGCCGTCGTCTCTGGCCCTACTAAGACCTCTGCCACCTCTGTGGAGAAGCTCCTCGTCCGATCCGTGGATTTGCGGGGGCAATGCCTGCTGGCTATCACCTCTCGCCGGCAGCGTCAGGACGAGGTGAAGAACTATCCTCCTGCTGATGGCTTGTCGCTGCTTCGGCAGAGCCTGATGTCCGAATACCGGAACGCATTGGTTTGCACCACCGAAGCAGATTGGCAGTGGACGGGAACGGCCACCGCTGAGGGTTCGGGTCAACTCATTCGTCACAAGCCGTCTCAATCCGCCGCTCCTTCTCGGAGCCATGACCACGCAAAGCGATCCCTTTTGGACGCGCGAGCCAAGGACTGGCTACAAGCGTTGGATGTGGTGGATCGCGAGGGGCGTATCAAGGCCTCGCGTGCCGACAAACATCGCCAAATTCACCGGTATCTGGAAGTGTTGAATCCGCTGATCTCGGGGATCGTGGGGAAGCCAGAGACTCCGCTCCGCATCGTTGATATGGGGTCTGGCAAAGGATATCTCACTTTTGCGGTGTGGCATTGGTTTCATCGCATCGCCGAACGTCCCGCCACGGTCGTTGGGATCGAGGCCCGCGAGGAGTTGGTGAAATCGGGGAATGAGGTTGCCACGCAGATCGGGGCTTCGGGACTGGAGTTTCGTTGTGGAACGATTCAGGATTGCGCAGTTGAGACCTGGGACATCCTGATCGCTTTGCATGCCTGCAATCGTGCGACGGATGAGGCTATTCTCAAAGGAGTCGCGGCCCGAGCTCAGCTCATCCTACTCTCTCCGTGTTGCCATCAGGAATTGCGTCCGCAGCTCCAGGATCCAGCCGTGCTTGCCCCTCTCATGTCCCATGGGATTCTCAAAGAGCGGATGGCGGAGTGGCTAACCGATGGATTGCGCGCGCTCTATCTCGAGGCGGCGGGGTATCGCACTCAGGTGTTCGAGTTTGTAGAAGCGGGTCATACGCCAAAGAACTTGATGATCAGCGCGACGCGATCCGCTCTCGAAGAACGATCTGGCTCGGCAGTGGCCAGGAATCAAATTCAAGAGCTCAAGCGTTTCTTCGGGCTCGTGCATCATCCGCTCGATTCCCTCCTAGCAGCGAACACCCCGACTCCGAGTCGGGGTGTTCGCTGCTAG